GTGTCCGGGATTCCGCCAAAGCATCCGTCCATTGGGACTGGAAAATGAAACCGGGAATCCGCACTCTGGAACCACCCGAATCCTATCTGGCCTACTGCCATTACAACGTTCCGGAAGATCAACTCATCAACACCCAAGCGCTGATAGATCCGAGAGGGTTCCTCAAATAATCAAACCCAAAACATCCGACCCTGTGGCCAAGTCTCTTTCACAGTCAATCGATGATTTCTTTCGGATAGCAGTTACGTCAAATCCAGTAAAGAACGCCACTTTTCCTGTTAAAACAGGGATAGCTCCATTCTTAGAATATTTTTCTGCATCCATTTCAATTCAATCCTTATAATAGAAATCATCTTTTTCTGAAAATGAAAACTCGGAATTGAATATCTTCATCCATTTTTTATAAAATTCAAAAGATCGCCTCGCCGAATCATCACGATCCATTATTTCTTTATACCATTCAGCTGAATCGGTAGCCATTGGAGAATACCAGAATGAATACGATTCCTTACCTATCACAAAATATAATATAATAAAATGACTATCAGGAATAAACACATCTCGAATCTTTTTTTCCTTTAACAATTTGAAGGATTCCACAAAATCATTTTCAAATTTGTTTTTATGAAAAAAGTGAATTCGTATTTCTCTATAACCATCTTCATAGGCGACATACCTATGTGCAGAATTACCTGTTTTTTGCGAAGATGATAAATAAGCAATCACTATCAATGCAACTATAATAAGGGACGTTCCTATTACAATGCTGCTAAAAATACTGCGCTTCATTATTTAGTATTCTTGGTTCCATGATCTGTTGCAAGGCAACGTTCAAGATTTTTTTTCGCTTCAGGATTCCCTTGCCGAGCTGCTTTTTTATACCATGTAAGAGCTTTTTTGATATTCGCAGGAACACCTATTCCGTGCTCATAGCATAATCCCAGTCGGTTTTGTGATGGACTATACCCACGCGTTGCCGATTTCAAGAACCATTGCGCGGCCAACCCGGCATCTGCCTCAACTCCATATCCATCTTCGTAGCAAATGCCAAGGTTATATTGAGAATCAACATTTCCCTGTTGCGCCGACTTGTTCCACCATTTCAGAGCCATGCCTTTATCCTCACAGGCCATGGTTCCCAACCCATTTTTATAGTAATGCCCCAGAATATTCTGCGCTACGGAATGCCCCTGCTCTGCTGCCTTTTGGAACCATCTTAGAGCTTCCTGATCGTTTCGAGGCACGCCTGTTCCTTTCAAATAGCGAACGGCAAGTTCAAACTGGGGATAAACATACCCGTTATTCGCAGCTTCCAACAATTCATTCATTGAAAAATTCGGCGACCTCACATCAGGCAATCTCTCATTACTGCTGCCACCCCTTCTTTGATCGCGATCATTGATAAGCTGATCAAAATCCTTCTTGAGCTTTCTGGTCGCAGCAGAAGTCGCCAAGGTCAATTTGACATTATTGTTCAATTCGCACATTAGCAAAGGAGCACTGACCAATTTTCCTTGGCTAACAATAGCCACACGAAGAGGACAAGCACTTGTCATGCTGGACAATTTCTTCGCTCCGCCTTCTTCGAAAACAAGCATTATACCCTCTTCATCCGGCAAATGTAATTGATTGATATTGCAAAAAACAGGATCAGCATTTCCCTGACTATAAAACATATACACATCCTTCACATCTGAAAAATCAATATAGGTTCCTTTCTTCTTCAAAACATCCCTTGATTCAAACCATATATTTTCATGCAAAATTTTCCCCGAGGTAGTTTCAAACGCATAATCGAGCTTTTCATATCCATCCTTTGGCATATCTCTCGACTGCTTAAAATCCAGAACAGGAAATATCTCAAATACATCATTGGAAATCTCCTGAGACCACAATTGATGTGACACAAATAAACAACAAAAAATAATCAATATGATTTTCATCTATAAACCTCTCCATTCCATAAAAATAATTCGTAAAATATTACATAAAACATAGATATCTCTACCTTAAAAATAATCAGATAATTTTTTCATATCGAATCTCGTCTGACGGGATAAAAAAGCAAATCATCGCAATCAAGGCTCTCTACTGATTTGATAAATTGGGCACAAGGATTATTTTCTTCCACATTACATTTTGCAATAAGAGTCATACTCCTATCTTTCAATATTTTAATATTCGAAAAAAACAATACTTTAGAATTATCAATAGGCATTGTATACTCGCCTAAGTAAACACTATCGTCAATAAGGCAAAAAACTTAATGTCTTTGATCACCATCTTCTATATCAATGATACCATCTTTATTTATTTTATTCCAATAATGTATATTAAGTCATAAAAGACAAGACATTAATCATCATAAGCAATACGTCCATATAGAACCATCCATAAGAAATAACTCAGGCATACATAAAGATCAGAATTATTCTTGTTACAATCAATCAAAACTCCTTTATCATAGAAAACATCGAAACACATGAATTAGAATCATCCCGAAAAATCAACTTCCTCTTATTCAATTTTACTGAAAAGAGACAAAAATTCGTCATTTCAACATTGATCTTATTGAGGCCCAAATAATTTATCCTCATTAAAACGTTTTTATCAGATATTAATTCATATTTTTTTATTCATCGAAAAGGAAAGAAACAATTTGAATCTGTATTTACAAAATCATATCTATCTCCAGTAGCTCCTAAAAATGAAAATTCATATCTTCTTTGAGAAAAAGCTAATCCTATCTCTTGATATTGGGAATAAAACACCATTGATCTATGGGTTTTCTTCCCAGGAACAAATTCGCCGGAAAGACATATTCTATTCGATTCTTCAGTCCTTTCCAACAAAAAATGTTTATGCTCGATAAATTTCCTTCTATCAAATAAAAAAGACACGCCAAACAAAGAAAAACAAACAAAAATTGCAGGATAAATTAAAAAATGAAACAATCCAGCAGCTAATATAAATAGTAATATGGAAATTATAAAACAAATACCCACCCATTCATTTCTTCGAACGCCATTATTCCTCGAATAGATAAATATTAAAAAAGATATAATAAGTAAAAAAGCTACAATTAAAATCATATAACAATTTACGCCTAATATAGTTAAAAAATATCCATATCACCAGATATGTTATATTTAACCTCTTTTCTTCTTGTCCAAAATCCCAATTTTACATCATAATGCGTAGTTAACCTTCTTTGCGGATTGTTTCCTTTCTCTTTTCCTTCAGAACTACTTTTTCATTCAGCCATTTTTCAAAATTCTCGAACATTGCATCTGTAGACTTGCAATAACTGCTTGGCAGATAGTAAAGAATTGTTCTCAGCAAATAAGTACTATCATCCAAAAGTTCATATTTTACATTCCCTCTTTTGAGTTCATTCAAACATTTTCCCCTAATATCCTTATCATATATTATGCTACATCCATTAACATTTTTTTCAAACTGAAGGCTTTCCCGAATAATTTCGTTATCGATACAAATCCAATATGAAAACAATGTCCTCATTAAATCATAATATAAATATCCGCAATCGATATTTTCCCTATTGAGTGCCTTGGTGATACAATTTAATAGATCGATATATGATTTCAAAAAATAATTCTCATCAACAAATTTTTCCCTTGTTTTTATTTTAAGCACATCATTGATTTCATTAAATTTCAGACCCGCCTTTTTTTGAATATATTCATTATATAAATCAAATCTAGGCGA
This is a stretch of genomic DNA from Akkermansia sp. N21116. It encodes these proteins:
- a CDS encoding tetratricopeptide repeat protein, whose amino-acid sequence is MKIILIIFCCLFVSHQLWSQEISNDVFEIFPVLDFKQSRDMPKDGYEKLDYAFETTSGKILHENIWFESRDVLKKKGTYIDFSDVKDVYMFYSQGNADPVFCNINQLHLPDEEGIMLVFEEGGAKKLSSMTSACPLRVAIVSQGKLVSAPLLMCELNNNVKLTLATSAATRKLKKDFDQLINDRDQRRGGSSNERLPDVRSPNFSMNELLEAANNGYVYPQFELAVRYLKGTGVPRNDQEALRWFQKAAEQGHSVAQNILGHYYKNGLGTMACEDKGMALKWWNKSAQQGNVDSQYNLGICYEDGYGVEADAGLAAQWFLKSATRGYSPSQNRLGLCYEHGIGVPANIKKALTWYKKAARQGNPEAKKNLERCLATDHGTKNTK